The following are from one region of the Rosistilla carotiformis genome:
- a CDS encoding type II toxin-antitoxin system VapC family toxin has protein sequence MAFAYVETTIVGNVAGRILKDPAAAAQQRLTRAWWAMAPTRLELVVSQLVVDECGAGDPTAARERLEAISNHRLLAITPECRELAANLISAKAVPASEPRDALHIAIASVHGVDYLLTWNFKHIANAVLRHQIEFVIREAGFEPPVICTPQELPMDETDD, from the coding sequence ATGGCATTTGCGTACGTTGAAACCACCATTGTCGGGAACGTTGCTGGGAGAATCCTGAAGGATCCTGCTGCTGCGGCCCAACAGCGACTGACTCGTGCCTGGTGGGCAATGGCACCGACTCGTCTCGAGCTTGTTGTTTCACAACTCGTAGTGGACGAATGCGGTGCCGGTGATCCAACAGCGGCACGAGAACGCCTGGAGGCGATCAGCAACCACAGATTACTTGCAATTACTCCTGAATGCCGAGAACTGGCAGCGAACCTGATCTCAGCAAAGGCCGTCCCCGCTTCAGAGCCCCGTGACGCCCTGCATATCGCAATTGCTTCGGTTCACGGTGTAGACTACTTGTTGACATGGAACTTCAAGCATATCGCCAATGCCGTGCTACGGCACCAGATCGAATTCGTGATTCGCGAGGCGGGATTCGAGCCACCTGTGATCTGTACGCCGCAAGAACTTCCGATGGACGAAACCGATGACTAA
- the hflC gene encoding protease modulator HflC, with translation MKPETVINLLRGLAVLAILLVLAPFFCFVIDEREMGVVMRFGKPAREKVEPGVYYKLPFVETVRRLPKTRQFWGDSRRFLLPDLPTRDDKKIELIPWAMWQIDDAETGPTTFVQRLRTIENAEERVAQICRSAIRDVITQYDLAELVRSTNRTLTLSGDQQLLDDELAEVGESQAEQMLVELEEKSESNSKEILAGRSKILDQIKIEAQRRLASKDDQEGIGRGIRLIDIGISQIAFVDSVRIKTFDRWIAERESISARNVNEGERLKAAIINETNAEVQSIEGKGQQKASETKGQADADVIKSYAEAMNEVGEFYTFVRTLEAYEKAITKDSSLILTTDSEFFGLLKKLEPLKK, from the coding sequence ATGAAACCTGAAACTGTGATCAACCTACTACGTGGACTCGCCGTCCTAGCAATCCTGCTCGTCCTCGCCCCCTTCTTCTGTTTCGTGATCGATGAACGCGAGATGGGAGTTGTGATGCGGTTCGGCAAACCGGCTCGCGAAAAAGTCGAACCGGGCGTCTATTACAAATTGCCGTTCGTCGAAACGGTTCGGCGACTGCCCAAGACGCGTCAGTTCTGGGGAGACAGCCGGCGATTCCTGCTGCCCGACCTGCCGACGCGCGATGACAAGAAGATCGAATTGATCCCTTGGGCGATGTGGCAGATCGACGATGCCGAGACTGGGCCGACCACGTTTGTGCAGCGATTGCGGACGATCGAAAACGCCGAGGAACGGGTGGCACAGATCTGCCGCAGTGCGATCCGCGACGTGATCACGCAATACGATCTGGCCGAACTCGTCCGCAGCACCAACCGCACCCTAACCCTTTCGGGCGATCAACAATTGCTGGACGACGAACTTGCCGAAGTCGGCGAGAGCCAAGCCGAACAGATGCTGGTCGAACTGGAAGAGAAGAGCGAATCAAATTCGAAAGAGATCCTCGCCGGTCGGAGCAAGATCCTCGACCAGATCAAAATCGAAGCCCAACGTCGACTGGCCAGCAAGGATGATCAAGAAGGGATCGGCCGCGGCATCCGCTTGATCGATATCGGGATCTCGCAGATCGCGTTTGTCGACAGCGTCCGCATCAAAACGTTCGACCGTTGGATCGCCGAGCGGGAATCGATCTCGGCGCGGAACGTCAACGAAGGGGAACGTTTGAAAGCAGCGATCATCAACGAAACCAATGCCGAGGTGCAGAGTATCGAGGGCAAGGGACAACAGAAGGCTAGCGAAACCAAAGGGCAGGCCGACGCCGACGTGATCAAGAGTTATGCTGAAGCGATGAACGAAGTGGGCGAATTTTATACGTTCGTCCGCACGCTGGAGGCTTACGAAAAGGCGATCACCAAGGACAGCAGCTTGATCCTGACGACCGACAGCGAGTTTTTCGGACTGCTGAAAAAACTCGAGCCGCTGAAAAAGTAG
- the hflK gene encoding FtsH protease activity modulator HflK: MNLHASDASHICKLLEQVVPQNFDPDEIRQATRQVLSTGIIAMAAMLVIYVVWSGVYTVREYERAVVLRFGRYHSEVGPGLHFKLPWIDRRVLIDTSERSLRLPSGTQDTSTRGQQMKINKMEEEQSLILTGDLFAAVVEWTVIWRVTDPQEYVFSINERQVEDTILAVARSTMHRVVGDYSADEILTGKRNEIAAAALEEMTAQLAVYQCGVSVVDLQLQRVTPPERVRPAFDDVNASIQQRDQLVNEARRERNKMIPTAMANSDKLIREAEGYAARRRAEAAGEIAALLSKYESYKEAPEVTRQRMYLESMERVLSTSGPKTILDSDLKGLLPMLNLNPTATAP; the protein is encoded by the coding sequence ATGAATCTTCACGCGAGCGATGCTTCACACATTTGCAAACTGCTGGAACAAGTTGTGCCTCAGAATTTTGATCCCGATGAAATCCGCCAAGCCACCCGCCAAGTCCTCTCTACCGGCATCATCGCGATGGCGGCGATGCTGGTGATCTACGTCGTCTGGAGCGGCGTCTATACGGTTCGCGAATACGAACGCGCTGTCGTGTTGCGATTCGGCCGGTATCACAGCGAAGTCGGCCCCGGGCTGCACTTCAAATTGCCCTGGATCGACCGCCGCGTCCTGATCGACACCAGCGAGCGAAGTCTGCGGCTTCCCTCCGGCACGCAAGATACCAGCACGCGCGGCCAGCAGATGAAAATCAATAAGATGGAAGAGGAGCAATCCTTGATCCTGACCGGTGACCTGTTTGCCGCGGTGGTCGAATGGACCGTCATTTGGCGAGTCACCGACCCGCAAGAGTATGTCTTCAGCATCAACGAGCGGCAGGTCGAAGATACGATCCTGGCGGTCGCTCGCAGCACGATGCACCGCGTCGTCGGCGATTACTCAGCCGACGAGATCCTGACCGGCAAGCGGAACGAGATCGCTGCGGCTGCGTTAGAGGAGATGACCGCACAATTGGCCGTCTATCAATGTGGCGTTTCGGTTGTCGACCTTCAGCTGCAACGCGTGACGCCTCCCGAACGCGTCCGCCCCGCCTTCGACGATGTCAACGCGTCGATTCAACAGCGCGACCAATTGGTCAACGAGGCGCGGCGCGAACGGAACAAGATGATTCCGACGGCGATGGCCAACAGCGATAAATTGATTCGCGAAGCGGAGGGTTACGCTGCCCGCCGCCGCGCCGAAGCGGCTGGTGAGATTGCCGCGTTGCTGTCGAAATACGAGAGCTATAAAGAAGCTCCTGAAGTGACCCGACAACGGATGTATCTGGAATCGATGGAACGGGTGCTTTCGACAAGCGGCCCTAAGACGATCCTCGACAGCGACTTAAAAGGTCTGCTGCCCATGCTGAACTTGAACCCCACGGCCACCGCCCCGTAA
- a CDS encoding peptide chain release factor 3 has translation MSTSPTRPAAAAKSSHGGSDVESQRMRRRTFAIISHPDAGKTTLTEKLLLFGNSIETAGAVRGRKSERGATSDWMDLEKQRGISVSSTALTFEFAGFQVNLLDTPGHHDFSEDTYRTLMAADAAVMVIDLAKGIESQTEKLFRVCALRKIPVLTFVNKVDRRGRSPLEILDEIERKFSIEPVPQNWPLGSGEDFRGFVDLQDDSVHLFDERNSSRRISPKVVQWSDLESIEPSIASDLIEATGEEVDLVRMAGATLERERFLDGSQTPVFFGSALTNFGIEHFLHGFLKLCPPPGTRQQVEGSLPEASSSFSGFIFKIQANLDPRHRDRVAFLRVCSGMFQRDMEVTIARSMKKIRLARAFRIFGQDRQTLDEAYPGDIIGLVCPGEFRLGDTLCQDEIIHHEGLPQFSPEFFAVLGCADTSRRKQFDRGLTQLVEEGAIQVFHDAHAKQREMMLAAVGELQFDVVRYRLESEYNAPTTLSWRPYKMVRWFNATAEQKAKLRLPFSSKLALDQFGQDAILLQSKWDESVLHRENPDIRFEEMRVASHERASGN, from the coding sequence ATGAGCACCAGTCCTACCCGTCCGGCCGCAGCCGCCAAGTCGTCTCATGGCGGTAGCGACGTTGAATCGCAGCGGATGCGTCGGCGAACGTTCGCCATTATTTCGCACCCCGATGCCGGTAAGACCACGCTGACCGAAAAATTGTTGCTGTTCGGCAATTCGATCGAGACGGCCGGTGCGGTTCGGGGCCGCAAATCGGAACGCGGGGCGACATCGGATTGGATGGATCTGGAAAAGCAGCGTGGGATTTCGGTCAGCTCCACCGCGTTGACGTTTGAATTTGCTGGATTCCAAGTCAATTTGCTGGATACTCCCGGTCACCATGACTTCAGCGAAGACACCTATCGAACGTTGATGGCAGCCGATGCAGCGGTGATGGTCATCGACCTCGCCAAGGGGATCGAGTCGCAGACCGAAAAACTGTTTCGCGTTTGTGCGTTGCGAAAAATTCCTGTCCTCACCTTCGTCAATAAAGTCGATCGTCGCGGTCGTTCGCCGTTGGAGATTCTGGACGAGATTGAACGCAAGTTCTCGATCGAGCCGGTTCCACAGAACTGGCCGCTCGGCAGCGGTGAAGATTTTCGCGGTTTTGTCGATCTGCAAGATGATTCCGTGCATTTGTTTGATGAACGCAATTCAAGTCGCCGGATTTCACCTAAGGTTGTCCAATGGTCCGACTTGGAATCGATCGAGCCGTCGATTGCCTCGGATCTGATCGAAGCGACCGGTGAGGAAGTGGATTTGGTGCGGATGGCGGGCGCGACGTTGGAGAGGGAGCGTTTTCTCGATGGTTCGCAAACGCCAGTCTTCTTTGGTAGTGCGTTGACGAACTTTGGTATCGAGCATTTTCTGCATGGGTTCCTTAAGCTGTGCCCGCCTCCGGGAACGCGACAGCAGGTCGAAGGGAGTCTGCCCGAAGCGTCCTCGAGTTTTTCGGGTTTTATTTTTAAGATCCAAGCCAATCTCGATCCTCGGCATCGCGATCGAGTCGCCTTTTTGCGCGTCTGCAGCGGGATGTTTCAACGCGACATGGAAGTCACCATCGCGCGATCGATGAAGAAGATTCGGTTGGCGCGCGCGTTTCGCATCTTCGGCCAGGATCGTCAAACGTTGGACGAAGCCTATCCGGGGGACATCATTGGTTTGGTCTGTCCAGGTGAATTCCGGCTCGGCGATACGCTGTGTCAGGACGAAATCATTCACCACGAAGGCCTGCCGCAGTTTTCACCGGAGTTCTTCGCAGTGCTGGGGTGCGCCGATACGTCGCGCCGTAAACAATTCGATCGCGGTTTGACGCAGTTGGTGGAAGAGGGCGCGATTCAGGTCTTTCATGATGCTCACGCCAAGCAACGCGAAATGATGCTCGCTGCGGTGGGGGAGTTGCAGTTTGATGTCGTCCGTTATCGGTTGGAGTCGGAGTACAATGCACCGACGACGTTAAGTTGGCGGCCCTACAAAATGGTTCGCTGGTTCAATGCCACCGCCGAACAAAAAGCGAAGCTTCGACTTCCTTTCTCGTCCAAGTTGGCGTTGGATCAGTTTGGGCAGGACGCCATTCTGTTGCAGTCCAAGTGGGATGAGAGTGTCCTGCATCGCGAGAATCCCGACATCCGATTTGAAGAGATGCGAGTCGCAAGCCACGAGCGGGCCAGTGGCAATTAG
- a CDS encoding NAD(P)-binding domain-containing protein yields the protein MGAIEAMSIDRDFCIIGAGPAGLQLAYYLEKAQRSYIVLEKGDSPGTFFKTFPRHRKLISINKVHTGHCDPEINYRWDWNGLLCDDDRFMFRNYSQKYFPHADDLVRYLKDFASLQNLSVQCNVDIQLVQRDAGGFRIRDTQGNEFSCRNLVIATGLSKAYVPEIPGIELVEQYDQVTMDAADFANQRVLIIGKGNSGFETADHLVETTALIHVASPHPVKFAWQSHFVGNLRAINNNLLDTYLLKCQNATLEVEIGKIEKNGSKFLATVNYQRAMGSSEVIEYDRIICCTGFRMDRSIYSEDCKPEMTIHDRFPSLDSSWQSVNIPGLYFAGALTQSRDFKKTASAFIHGFRYNVRALASILLNRQYEEPIPSRPVAPSPFAMTEAVIQRVNRSSALWQQFSFLCDVLMVSHDGECVDYYEALPFDFVHDSLAGQYERYYTVSLEYGFGPDDDPFRSSRVAHTDAEAAENSTFLHPVIRRFSNGTLLDEQHIVENLEANWTDEALHVTPLRNYFERTLPPRTAPAAMK from the coding sequence TTGGGAGCTATTGAAGCTATGTCGATCGACCGAGATTTCTGCATCATCGGGGCAGGCCCCGCTGGCCTCCAACTCGCGTATTACCTTGAAAAAGCACAACGGTCGTATATCGTGCTGGAAAAAGGTGATTCGCCAGGTACGTTTTTCAAAACGTTCCCACGACATCGCAAGTTGATCAGCATCAACAAGGTTCACACCGGACATTGCGACCCTGAAATCAATTATCGCTGGGATTGGAATGGGCTATTGTGCGATGACGATCGGTTTATGTTCCGCAACTACAGCCAAAAGTATTTCCCTCACGCGGATGACTTGGTCCGGTACTTAAAGGACTTTGCTTCGCTACAGAATTTGAGTGTCCAGTGCAACGTTGACATCCAACTCGTACAGCGCGACGCCGGTGGTTTCCGGATTCGCGATACCCAAGGCAACGAGTTTTCATGCCGCAACCTCGTGATTGCCACTGGTCTGTCGAAGGCGTACGTTCCCGAGATCCCCGGAATCGAATTGGTTGAACAGTACGACCAAGTGACGATGGATGCTGCTGATTTCGCGAACCAGCGAGTATTGATCATTGGAAAGGGTAATTCTGGATTCGAGACTGCCGACCATTTGGTCGAAACTACCGCGTTAATTCATGTAGCCAGCCCACACCCTGTCAAGTTTGCATGGCAGTCGCACTTCGTGGGTAACCTACGTGCAATTAACAACAATTTACTAGACACGTATTTACTAAAGTGCCAGAACGCCACGCTGGAAGTCGAAATCGGAAAAATTGAAAAGAACGGAAGCAAGTTTCTTGCAACGGTGAACTACCAACGTGCGATGGGGAGTAGCGAGGTAATCGAGTACGATCGGATCATCTGTTGCACCGGTTTTCGCATGGACCGCAGCATCTACTCCGAGGACTGCAAACCGGAAATGACCATTCACGATCGCTTCCCAAGCCTCGACAGCAGTTGGCAATCAGTAAATATTCCAGGCTTGTACTTCGCTGGTGCTTTAACTCAGTCACGCGATTTCAAGAAGACGGCGAGCGCATTCATACACGGGTTTCGCTACAATGTCCGCGCCCTGGCCAGCATTTTGCTAAATCGCCAATACGAGGAACCGATTCCCAGCCGGCCGGTAGCTCCATCGCCATTCGCAATGACCGAAGCCGTTATTCAGCGAGTCAATCGCAGTTCAGCACTGTGGCAACAGTTCAGCTTTCTTTGCGACGTCTTGATGGTCTCTCACGACGGCGAGTGCGTTGACTATTACGAAGCGCTGCCGTTCGACTTCGTTCACGATTCGTTGGCTGGTCAATATGAGAGATATTACACCGTCAGCTTAGAGTACGGATTTGGACCTGATGACGACCCGTTCAGAAGTAGCCGCGTTGCCCACACCGATGCGGAGGCGGCAGAGAATAGCACTTTCCTGCATCCGGTTATCCGTCGCTTTAGCAACGGAACACTGCTGGACGAACAGCATATCGTCGAAAATTTGGAAGCGAACTGGACCGACGAAGCACTCCATGTAACGCCGCTGCGCAATTATTTCGAGCGCACCTTGCCTCCCCGCACCGCGCCCGCAGCGATGAAGTGA
- a CDS encoding low molecular weight phosphatase family protein, with the protein MNPKLSISILAATIVSAFGSPANAQLIDPVRSFVGGVEESVTSLTDDRKQLLNGVVDYVLTRAKGGTHTKLVFICTHNSRRSHLAQIWCQTAAAHYSVPGVETYSGGTEATACNIRTIHALRRAGLSAVASSQGDNPTYLVQYSDLHPPIRAFSKIFSARCNPTSGFAAILCCSQADKQCPVVSGADGRFSLQYEDPKLADGTPEEARRYDDRSFQIAQEMFYVMLEVSKRLNGCNGDSKQCATPAPPKGDLGNGELVPAGK; encoded by the coding sequence ATGAATCCGAAACTCTCTATTTCGATTCTAGCAGCGACCATTGTTTCCGCGTTTGGGTCTCCAGCGAATGCACAATTGATTGATCCCGTTCGCTCATTTGTTGGCGGGGTTGAAGAATCGGTCACGTCATTGACAGACGACCGAAAACAATTGCTCAACGGTGTTGTCGACTACGTACTGACGCGAGCAAAAGGAGGAACCCACACGAAGCTGGTCTTCATCTGCACGCACAACTCTCGCCGCAGCCATCTCGCTCAGATCTGGTGCCAGACGGCAGCAGCGCACTACAGCGTGCCGGGTGTAGAAACGTATTCCGGAGGCACGGAAGCAACAGCTTGCAACATCCGAACGATACACGCCCTCCGGCGTGCAGGCCTTTCCGCGGTCGCCTCTTCGCAAGGTGATAATCCAACCTATCTGGTGCAATATTCCGACCTGCATCCGCCAATCCGAGCTTTTTCGAAGATCTTCTCAGCACGTTGCAATCCAACATCTGGATTTGCGGCGATACTGTGTTGTTCGCAGGCTGATAAGCAGTGTCCTGTGGTGAGTGGTGCCGACGGAAGGTTTTCGCTGCAGTACGAAGATCCCAAGCTCGCAGACGGCACGCCCGAAGAGGCGAGGCGTTACGATGATCGTAGCTTCCAAATTGCTCAAGAGATGTTTTATGTGATGTTGGAAGTGTCGAAGCGTTTGAACGGCTGCAATGGGGATTCAAAGCAATGCGCCACACCTGCACCGCCGAAAGGTGATTTGGGCAATGGAGAACTCGTTCCTGCAGGTAAGTAA
- a CDS encoding DUF1580 domain-containing protein produces MTSSSHYLPLHSAVEQVINAPVNRVTAWRWATRPNRYGVQLQSWIIGGKRRTTVAAAERYIAESTAAANAAPRS; encoded by the coding sequence ATGACCAGCAGCTCTCATTACCTCCCCCTGCACTCTGCCGTCGAGCAGGTGATCAACGCTCCCGTCAATCGTGTAACAGCCTGGCGCTGGGCAACGCGTCCCAATCGATACGGTGTCCAGCTGCAGAGTTGGATAATCGGTGGAAAGCGTCGCACTACAGTCGCAGCCGCCGAAAGGTACATCGCCGAGTCGACCGCCGCCGCCAACGCAGCACCGCGGAGCTAG
- a CDS encoding glycosyltransferase family 2 protein, with amino-acid sequence MPKPTISICIPLRFAGKGKSYRIRNWIVCANELSALAARHGSIEIIAVEFGTTEYAANFEHITRVPGTGEFSRSRARNQAWRAASSDLLCFVDADFLMHPDQWDKAIEVASQYDACSPYTQFQRLGERKTKRRAIDWSHWNWSMPIDTHNGGKVPFRRANLAGGIMFCTRDFMEEIGGWDEDFRGWGSEDTAVERVAVQGGFNIGYVDGDALHMHHPVVREGRKQTKLVWKRKYRRRKPSLHAEGNHKTLATPCPDYPSRGLPENNHPPITDFVAVTSLSPSADRTARQRECLDTWRTFGLSIVAVQSPAEIVAMQDLYPQVDEWVASDGDGAPRINELLSVAIDRDQPILIVNSDIEIRGAQSSLLDAITPGHMTCGIRHNYDRNWWQGKRERWGIDAFYIEPETAKTFPLVDLRIGKPAWDYWMPFHCDRHGIGSRWIGYGLFFHRNHSQTWSKADIAEQVKKINRIYGAGVETARQHMPFGSRYQKREHTPSKLTIFAKTCKKDLPWLKHCLRSIDLFFKEAGRSIVLVADEDCRPELSRWRLTKEHVFYVPSGKYGYLQQQALKLRAHHFTSSPYVLFIDSDTIFTQPCGLGDFIDADRPICHRKPYADINDGSEKWRAPTEAVVGEPVEYEYMRRMPLLYRRETLALTERMFPDLARQLFDGDLAKSNNDSFHVFSEFNLLGAVAAKHHSQLYAWRDDDPDKTVAKQYWSWGGLGKSIRDEIYRTLERSA; translated from the coding sequence ATGCCCAAACCCACAATCTCTATCTGCATTCCGCTGCGATTTGCAGGAAAAGGCAAAAGCTACCGCATCCGAAATTGGATCGTCTGCGCCAACGAGCTATCAGCGCTTGCTGCGCGACACGGCAGCATCGAAATCATTGCCGTTGAGTTCGGCACGACGGAATACGCCGCCAATTTCGAGCACATTACACGCGTCCCAGGCACTGGCGAATTCAGCCGCAGCCGCGCACGCAACCAAGCATGGCGAGCCGCCAGCAGCGATCTGCTTTGCTTCGTAGATGCCGACTTCCTAATGCATCCCGACCAGTGGGACAAAGCGATCGAGGTGGCTTCGCAATACGATGCCTGTTCACCCTACACGCAATTCCAACGCCTAGGAGAACGCAAAACCAAGCGACGCGCGATTGATTGGTCTCATTGGAATTGGTCGATGCCCATCGACACACACAACGGCGGAAAAGTGCCGTTCCGACGCGCCAACCTTGCCGGCGGAATCATGTTTTGCACGCGTGATTTCATGGAAGAGATTGGCGGTTGGGATGAAGACTTTCGAGGTTGGGGCTCAGAGGATACCGCGGTCGAAAGGGTAGCCGTCCAGGGCGGGTTCAACATTGGCTATGTCGACGGCGATGCCCTTCATATGCATCACCCAGTCGTCCGCGAGGGCCGAAAGCAAACCAAACTCGTCTGGAAGCGAAAGTACCGCCGACGCAAACCCAGCCTGCACGCTGAAGGCAACCACAAGACGCTTGCGACTCCATGCCCCGATTACCCATCGCGAGGTTTGCCCGAAAACAACCACCCGCCGATTACCGACTTCGTTGCGGTTACATCCCTATCGCCGTCAGCGGATCGAACGGCACGACAGCGTGAATGTCTCGATACATGGAGGACATTTGGGTTGTCGATCGTCGCTGTTCAGTCGCCGGCCGAGATTGTCGCGATGCAGGATTTGTATCCACAGGTCGACGAATGGGTAGCGTCGGATGGCGATGGTGCGCCGCGCATCAATGAGCTGCTGAGCGTCGCCATCGATCGAGACCAACCGATTTTGATCGTCAATTCTGACATCGAGATCCGTGGCGCTCAGTCGAGCCTGCTGGACGCGATCACGCCGGGCCACATGACTTGCGGCATACGACACAACTACGACCGCAATTGGTGGCAGGGCAAACGCGAGCGTTGGGGGATCGATGCGTTTTACATTGAGCCGGAAACCGCCAAGACGTTCCCGCTGGTCGACCTGCGGATCGGCAAGCCAGCCTGGGACTACTGGATGCCATTTCACTGCGACCGCCACGGCATCGGATCGCGTTGGATCGGTTATGGATTGTTCTTTCATCGAAACCACAGCCAAACCTGGAGCAAGGCTGACATTGCGGAGCAGGTCAAAAAAATCAATCGCATCTACGGCGCTGGCGTCGAGACGGCGAGGCAGCACATGCCGTTTGGTAGTCGCTACCAGAAACGAGAGCACACGCCTTCGAAGCTGACAATCTTCGCCAAGACGTGCAAGAAAGACCTACCGTGGCTGAAACATTGCCTGCGGTCGATCGACCTGTTCTTCAAAGAGGCCGGACGGTCGATCGTATTGGTAGCCGATGAGGATTGCCGCCCCGAGCTTAGCCGGTGGCGATTGACCAAGGAACACGTTTTCTATGTCCCATCTGGCAAATACGGGTACTTGCAGCAGCAAGCGTTGAAGCTGCGTGCGCATCACTTCACAAGCAGCCCGTATGTGCTGTTCATCGATTCGGACACGATCTTCACGCAACCTTGCGGCCTCGGAGACTTCATCGATGCCGATCGACCAATCTGCCATCGAAAGCCATACGCCGACATCAACGACGGTTCGGAGAAGTGGCGGGCACCAACGGAAGCCGTTGTTGGCGAACCCGTTGAGTATGAATACATGCGGCGAATGCCACTGCTGTATCGCCGCGAAACGCTGGCGTTGACGGAGCGGATGTTCCCAGACCTTGCGCGGCAGCTATTTGACGGCGACCTTGCGAAGAGCAACAACGACAGCTTCCATGTATTCAGTGAGTTCAACTTGCTAGGGGCCGTGGCGGCCAAGCATCACTCACAGCTGTATGCGTGGCGCGACGACGATCCCGACAAGACGGTCGCAAAACAATACTGGAGCTGGGGAGGGCTGGGGAAGTCAATCCGCGATGAAATTTACCGAACGCTAGAGCGATCAGCATGA
- a CDS encoding Fic family protein produces MNEREFSKESPGKLVAIDFIEHPSGPLGDARIAKTMAFVPAPLPPVVDWKQLQVEHFERYTRTVAELGRLNGLHKRVGNAASLLRTLWMREAKLSSQVEDIDTTAEELVLAGAGRSLGVRESGRESWNYVKALEHGVHSELPFSTRVIKEMHEALLSGVRGDENRPGQFRNCNVYLGNQSQGVRNARFVPPPCGDALVDAMSELEKFVNDKDNKIPPLFLIALTHYQFETIHPFRDGNGRIGRVLISRSLVKEGLLDHPVVYMSAYINEHKQEYVDLLRNISRSGGEAWSDWIAFILDAICTQARDAIGRSEQLIALREDFHNRLKETSGPSRLFKVVDHLFSMPAINIAEIIESTGVSKPTATADVDRLEDLNILTEYTGRQRDRDWVARDVIKIIEEDTPLE; encoded by the coding sequence GTGAATGAACGCGAATTTTCTAAGGAATCTCCAGGAAAACTTGTGGCAATCGATTTCATTGAGCATCCCAGTGGCCCGTTGGGGGACGCGAGGATAGCGAAAACAATGGCGTTCGTGCCTGCCCCCTTGCCGCCTGTTGTCGACTGGAAGCAACTGCAGGTCGAGCACTTTGAGCGGTACACGCGAACCGTTGCGGAACTAGGTAGACTTAATGGCCTGCACAAGCGCGTCGGCAACGCCGCAAGCTTGCTGCGGACGCTTTGGATGCGAGAGGCCAAATTGTCATCGCAGGTTGAAGACATCGACACAACGGCCGAAGAGCTTGTGCTTGCAGGGGCAGGTCGCTCGCTAGGCGTTCGTGAGAGCGGACGAGAGAGCTGGAATTATGTCAAAGCTCTTGAGCACGGTGTTCACTCTGAATTGCCTTTTTCAACCCGAGTGATCAAGGAAATGCACGAGGCTTTGCTTTCCGGGGTTCGAGGTGACGAAAATCGTCCAGGTCAATTCCGCAACTGCAATGTTTATCTAGGCAACCAGTCTCAAGGCGTTCGCAACGCCCGATTCGTTCCGCCCCCTTGTGGCGATGCGTTGGTCGATGCGATGAGCGAGCTTGAAAAATTTGTTAACGACAAAGACAACAAGATTCCACCGTTGTTTTTGATTGCGTTGACCCACTACCAATTTGAAACAATTCACCCCTTTCGCGATGGAAATGGTCGCATTGGTCGCGTCTTGATTTCGCGCTCGCTCGTCAAGGAAGGCTTGCTCGATCACCCGGTAGTCTACATGAGCGCATATATCAACGAGCACAAGCAGGAATACGTGGACCTGCTTCGCAACATCAGTCGCAGTGGCGGCGAAGCGTGGTCTGATTGGATCGCGTTCATTCTTGATGCCATTTGTACCCAAGCGAGGGATGCAATAGGCCGCAGTGAGCAACTTATCGCACTTCGAGAAGACTTCCACAATCGATTGAAAGAAACGTCTGGACCGTCGCGGCTATTCAAAGTCGTTGATCACTTGTTTTCTATGCCCGCGATTAACATTGCAGAAATAATCGAAAGCACCGGCGTTTCCAAACCCACAGCGACTGCGGATGTAGATCGCCTAGAAGATCTCAATATTCTTACCGAATATACGGGACGACAGCGAGACCGTGACTGGGTCGCTCGAGATGTAATAAAAATCATTGAGGAAGATACGCCGCTGGAGTGA
- a CDS encoding DUF1580 domain-containing protein, with translation MSLRDEGLLTLPEARKQFPGRPPALITMRRYVTVGLRGVVLESLLLNACRFTSRPAIDRFLIAASAPRAAKSNKAEGVNNG, from the coding sequence ATGTCTCTACGCGATGAGGGTCTATTGACCCTTCCCGAAGCCCGTAAGCAATTTCCCGGTCGACCGCCCGCACTGATCACGATGCGTCGTTATGTGACGGTTGGCTTGCGGGGTGTTGTCCTCGAATCCCTTCTGCTCAACGCTTGCCGGTTCACGTCACGCCCCGCGATCGATCGCTTCCTGATTGCTGCCAGCGCTCCAAGGGCTGCCAAATCAAATAAAGCGGAGGGCGTCAACAATGGCTGA